The Candidatus Zymogenus saltonus region AGATATACTGATAGGCCAGATTCAGATGCGTATAGGGCAGTGTTATCTCCATGTCTCGAACTTCAATGAGGCGTTGATCCATTTCTCCGAAGCGCTGAAGAGGGGAAAGAACGCAAAGGCGGCCGAGCCGGACAAGGCAAAAATAGTAATCCTTATGTCCTATAACGCCATGCTCGATATATACGACAGCATCGGCCTCGAAAAACAGATGCTCGAGGTCACGGACGAGTTCATCATCTTTATTAAAGAATACCAGAAGGACCCCCTGCCGGAGAAACAAATCTCGAAATCGGACGTGAACAACTTTCTGGCGTATTGCTACGCCCAGAAGGGGGAAAACCTCGACGAGGCCCTGAAGCTCATCGACGAGGCCCTGAAGGAAAAACCGGAAAACTACGCAATGATGGACACAAAGGGCTGGATATTGCATAAGATGGGCGAGAACAAAAAAGCTTTGAAGCTTTTGAAAAAGGCCCTGGAAATGTGCGAAAAGAAAGGTGAAAGGTGCACGGTGATAGAGCGTCACGTCAAGGAGGTCGAAAAGGCCGACTCGGGCGGGTAGACTCTCTTCCCCTTCCGTCTCCGCCGATTGGGATTTATGGGGGAAACTCGATCGCAGCCGCAAGCGGAGAGCGGTTTTTTCAACGGATGCCGGGGTCGTTAATATCAATACAAAATCCCAGTCCGTCATT contains the following coding sequences:
- a CDS encoding tetratricopeptide repeat protein, yielding MRIKTHKYTYLGKKKSAVIVALIAAVVFFCLPATSSAFQSLEDCLTWGDNLYEAKDYLGAAEYYDRGLKIVTDNHPKEDILIGQIQMRIGQCYLHVSNFNEALIHFSEALKRGKNAKAAEPDKAKIVILMSYNAMLDIYDSIGLEKQMLEVTDEFIIFIKEYQKDPLPEKQISKSDVNNFLAYCYAQKGENLDEALKLIDEALKEKPENYAMMDTKGWILHKMGENKKALKLLKKALEMCEKKGERCTVIERHVKEVEKADSGG